A DNA window from Corynebacterium ciconiae DSM 44920 contains the following coding sequences:
- a CDS encoding AEC family transporter: protein MGGIVTSYGIILGLIAVGFIMGTTKVIASDEQRTVLDRLAFYAALPALLFTVVARSEPEHMLSPVLIVTSVAAVITALVFVAIARAYGTCNRADLTIGAASSSYMNSNNIGLPVSMYVLGNAAYAAPVVLFQVLIYAPIILALIDRSSSLVVSVRHAVLSPLVLGSAAGLIVAFSHVDVPEAVFHPLEVLGGAAIPLMLMSFGASLTTATPLRDPHARTLTFWAVGLKQVGMPLAALACGLLLGLSQQQLFAAMILAALPTAQNVYNYASNYGRDTRIPRDTGLITTFTALPTMMVIAAFLG from the coding sequence ATGGGCGGCATCGTCACCAGCTACGGCATTATCCTCGGGCTGATCGCGGTGGGGTTCATTATGGGCACCACGAAGGTCATTGCCTCCGATGAACAACGCACGGTGCTGGACCGCCTCGCCTTTTATGCCGCCCTTCCCGCTCTTTTGTTCACGGTGGTCGCCCGCTCAGAGCCGGAGCACATGCTCTCCCCCGTCTTGATTGTTACCTCAGTGGCCGCTGTGATCACGGCGCTCGTGTTCGTCGCGATCGCCCGGGCGTACGGAACGTGCAATAGGGCTGATCTGACGATCGGGGCGGCGTCGTCAAGCTATATGAACTCCAACAACATCGGTTTGCCGGTGAGCATGTATGTCTTGGGCAATGCGGCCTATGCCGCGCCGGTGGTGTTGTTTCAGGTCCTGATTTACGCCCCGATCATTCTGGCGCTTATCGATCGTTCGTCCTCTCTGGTGGTGTCAGTCCGGCACGCGGTACTCAGCCCGCTCGTACTGGGCTCAGCCGCAGGTCTGATCGTGGCGTTTAGCCACGTAGATGTTCCCGAGGCTGTTTTTCATCCCCTCGAAGTGCTGGGAGGGGCGGCGATTCCACTGATGCTGATGAGCTTTGGGGCGTCACTAACAACCGCCACCCCTTTGCGAGATCCCCACGCCCGCACCCTCACCTTCTGGGCGGTGGGGCTGAAACAGGTCGGAATGCCACTGGCCGCCCTCGCCTGCGGGCTACTTCTCGGACTCAGCCAACAGCAGCTGTTCGCCGCCATGATTCTCGCTGCGCTGCCCACCGCCCAGAACGTGTATAACTACGCATCAAACTATGGCCGCGACACTCGGATACCCCGCGATACGGGGCTGATCACTACTTTTACAGCCCTGCCGACGATGATGGTCATCGCCGCATTCCTCGGCTAA
- a CDS encoding class I SAM-dependent methyltransferase, protein MNSRFTPATFSAANRAWWDSDAVNYHTQHPEYLSSFYWCPEMLHEREAQLLGDVSGTTVLELGCGSAPCGRWLAEHFPTARIIGLDLSMEMLRCAPLDHAPFRPLHADALALPLQDNSVDTVFSVFGALPFIDDLSAVFAEVSRVLRPQGRFVFSVNHPMRWIFADDPSAEGLHVAYSYFDDAYTEANERGELVYAESHHTLSDYINHLVAAGFSIRRMIEPEWPDNLTTTWGQWSPLRGHVFPGTLIISAAKEPGCM, encoded by the coding sequence ATGAACTCTCGTTTCACACCCGCCACATTCTCCGCCGCCAACCGCGCGTGGTGGGACAGCGACGCCGTGAATTATCACACCCAACACCCCGAGTACCTTTCCTCGTTTTATTGGTGCCCCGAGATGCTGCATGAGCGCGAGGCACAACTTCTCGGCGATGTCTCCGGCACCACGGTGCTCGAGCTCGGCTGCGGCTCCGCCCCCTGCGGCCGCTGGCTCGCGGAACACTTCCCCACCGCACGCATCATTGGGCTCGATCTCTCCATGGAAATGCTGCGCTGCGCACCGCTTGATCACGCCCCCTTCCGCCCCCTTCACGCCGACGCCCTCGCCCTACCGCTTCAGGACAACAGCGTGGACACAGTGTTTTCGGTGTTCGGCGCCCTGCCCTTTATTGATGACCTTTCGGCAGTATTCGCCGAGGTATCCCGCGTGCTGCGCCCGCAAGGGCGCTTCGTGTTCTCGGTTAATCACCCCATGCGGTGGATCTTCGCCGATGATCCCAGTGCCGAGGGGCTGCACGTGGCGTATTCCTATTTTGATGATGCCTACACCGAGGCCAATGAACGAGGGGAATTGGTCTACGCCGAGAGCCATCACACTCTTTCCGACTACATCAATCACTTGGTGGCCGCGGGCTTTTCGATTCGGCGCATGATCGAACCAGAATGGCCGGACAACCTCACAACGACGTGGGGGCAGTGGTCGCCCTTGCGGGGCCACGTCTTTCCCGGCACCCTCATCATTTCCGCCGCCAAAGAACCGGGGTGCATGTAG
- the rpsA gene encoding 30S ribosomal protein S1, which produces MPTNNTPQVAVNDIGSAEDFLAAVDATIKYFNDGDIVEGTVVKVDRDEVLLDIGYKTEGVIPSRELSIKHDVDPDEVVEVGDEIDALVLTKEDKEGRLILSKKRAQYERAWSAIEQLQANDEPVTGTVIEVVKGGLILDIGLRGFLPASLVEMRRVRDLEPYIGQEIEAKIIELDKNRNNVVLSRRAWLEQSQSELRSEFLHQLQKGQVRKGVVSSIVNFGAFVDLGGVDGLVHVSELSWKHIDHPSEVVTVGDEVTVEVLDVDLDRERVSLSLKATQEDPWRVFARTHAVGQIVPGKVTKLVPFGAFVRVEEGIEGLVHISELAQRHVEVPDQVVNVGEDLMVKVIDIDLERRRISLSLKQADDDYSEEFDPSKYGMADSYDENGNYIFPEGFDPETNEWLEGFDEQRQEWEARYAESERRFQLHTQQIERHRAAAEAAAEAGEQQGGASNYSSADAGVAEAAATTGGSLASDEQLAALKEKLEGN; this is translated from the coding sequence ATGCCCACCAACAACACCCCTCAGGTAGCCGTCAACGATATCGGCTCCGCTGAGGACTTCCTCGCAGCCGTCGACGCCACCATCAAGTACTTCAACGATGGCGACATCGTGGAAGGCACCGTGGTTAAGGTCGACCGCGACGAGGTTCTGCTCGACATCGGATACAAGACCGAGGGCGTTATCCCCTCCCGCGAGCTGTCCATCAAGCACGATGTCGATCCGGATGAGGTTGTCGAGGTCGGAGACGAGATCGACGCACTTGTTCTCACCAAGGAGGACAAGGAAGGCCGTCTGATCCTGTCCAAGAAGCGCGCCCAGTACGAGCGTGCATGGAGCGCCATCGAGCAGCTCCAGGCCAACGACGAGCCTGTCACCGGTACCGTTATTGAGGTTGTCAAGGGTGGCCTGATCCTTGACATCGGGCTGCGCGGCTTCCTGCCCGCATCCCTCGTTGAGATGCGTCGCGTCCGCGATCTCGAGCCGTACATCGGCCAGGAGATCGAGGCCAAGATCATCGAGCTGGACAAGAACCGCAACAATGTGGTGCTGTCCCGCCGCGCATGGCTCGAGCAGTCCCAGTCCGAGCTTCGCTCCGAGTTCCTGCACCAGCTCCAGAAGGGCCAGGTGCGCAAGGGTGTCGTGTCCTCCATCGTCAACTTCGGCGCTTTCGTCGATCTCGGCGGTGTCGACGGTCTGGTTCACGTTTCCGAGCTGTCTTGGAAGCACATCGATCACCCGTCTGAGGTTGTCACCGTGGGCGACGAAGTTACCGTCGAGGTTCTCGACGTCGATCTCGACCGCGAGCGCGTGTCCCTGTCCCTCAAGGCCACCCAAGAAGATCCGTGGCGCGTCTTCGCCCGCACCCACGCTGTGGGCCAGATCGTTCCCGGCAAGGTCACCAAGCTGGTTCCCTTCGGTGCGTTCGTGCGCGTCGAAGAGGGCATCGAGGGCCTCGTCCACATCTCCGAGCTGGCTCAGCGCCACGTCGAGGTGCCGGATCAGGTTGTCAACGTTGGCGAAGACCTCATGGTCAAGGTCATCGACATCGACCTCGAGCGTCGCCGCATCTCCCTGTCCCTGAAGCAGGCTGACGACGACTACTCCGAGGAGTTCGACCCCTCCAAGTACGGTATGGCCGACTCCTACGACGAGAACGGCAACTACATCTTCCCGGAGGGCTTCGACCCGGAGACCAACGAGTGGCTCGAGGGCTTCGACGAGCAGCGCCAGGAATGGGAGGCTCGCTACGCAGAGTCCGAGCGTCGCTTCCAGCTGCACACCCAGCAGATCGAGCGTCACCGCGCCGCAGCCGAGGCTGCTGCCGAGGCCGGCGAGCAGCAGGGTGGTGCCTCCAACTACTCCAGCGCTGACGCTGGTGTAGCCGAGGCCGCAGCCACCACCGGCGGCTCCCTTGCCTCCGACGAGCAGCTTGCTGCTCTGAAGGAGAAGCTGGAAGGCAACTAA
- a CDS encoding glucose PTS transporter subunit IIA: MATKNASAAEAILANLGGPENIDSFTHCATRLRMQLSDRSKADQDALDNIPEVMGVVPQGSNGLQVIMGGGVANYYNDIVKLPGMEHIAGGEGGAAKKPSKKEYGGVRGKFGWVDYAFEFLSDTFRPILWALLGASLIITILVLLDTAGVQAFDQPLEEQSGVYVLMHAMWRSVFYFLPIMVGASAAKKLGANEWVGAAIPAALLTPEFIGLKENIHTVVEQGATEGIDIYKIDVAGLTLVLNNYGGQVFPPLLAAIGLFWVEKGLKKIIPEAVQMVFVPFISLLVMIPLTAFVVGPFGIFIGDGIARLFMNTYEFSPFILAIIIPLLYPFLVPLGLHWPLNAVMLQNIATYGFDVIQGPMGAWNFACFGLVAGVLVVSVRERNRQMRQVATGGLAAGLLGGISEPSLYGIVLRFKKTYLRLLPGCLAGGIVMGLFGIKAQAFVFTSLLTIPAMTPTLGYAIGLAVAFFTSFFLVVFFDYRSKEEKAEVRARIADEEAAEAAEADTTAQAESAPAESAAAPAAGAATAGAAATATAVKTEKKVEAPMDGTLLPLSETPDEAFAAGAVGKGASIDPSGDTVYAPGKGKVIMTFPTGHAVGLKLDNGLQMLIHVGVDTVNMKGEGFEVLVNKGDEVEAGTPLLKFDRAAIEAAGYSPITPVLVTNHKKQGAINVVAEYGQISHGTAFLDVEDKQA, from the coding sequence ATGGCGACCAAAAATGCGTCAGCCGCCGAGGCCATTCTGGCGAATCTCGGTGGACCTGAAAACATTGACTCGTTTACGCACTGTGCTACTCGCCTGCGTATGCAGCTCAGCGACCGCTCCAAGGCCGATCAGGACGCGCTCGACAATATCCCTGAAGTTATGGGTGTGGTGCCGCAGGGCTCCAACGGCCTGCAGGTGATTATGGGCGGCGGCGTGGCCAACTACTACAACGACATCGTCAAGTTGCCGGGCATGGAGCACATCGCTGGCGGCGAGGGTGGTGCCGCTAAGAAGCCGTCGAAGAAGGAATACGGCGGCGTGCGCGGCAAGTTTGGCTGGGTGGACTACGCATTCGAGTTCCTCTCCGATACCTTCCGCCCGATTCTGTGGGCTCTGCTCGGCGCTTCGCTGATCATCACCATCCTGGTGCTGCTCGACACCGCTGGTGTGCAGGCCTTCGATCAGCCGCTAGAGGAGCAGTCTGGTGTGTATGTGCTCATGCACGCCATGTGGCGCTCCGTGTTCTACTTCCTGCCAATCATGGTGGGCGCCTCTGCCGCGAAGAAGCTCGGTGCTAACGAGTGGGTCGGTGCCGCTATCCCGGCCGCTCTGCTCACGCCTGAGTTCATCGGCTTGAAGGAGAACATCCACACCGTGGTCGAGCAGGGCGCCACTGAGGGCATCGATATCTACAAGATCGATGTCGCTGGCCTGACCCTGGTGCTCAACAACTACGGTGGTCAGGTCTTCCCGCCGCTGCTGGCTGCGATCGGCCTGTTCTGGGTAGAGAAGGGGCTCAAGAAGATCATCCCCGAAGCAGTGCAGATGGTGTTCGTGCCCTTCATCTCCCTGCTCGTGATGATTCCGCTGACCGCTTTCGTGGTGGGTCCCTTCGGTATCTTCATTGGTGACGGCATTGCTCGTTTGTTCATGAACACCTACGAGTTCTCGCCGTTCATCCTCGCCATCATCATTCCGCTGCTGTACCCCTTCCTCGTGCCGCTGGGTCTGCACTGGCCGCTCAACGCCGTCATGCTGCAGAACATCGCCACCTACGGCTTTGACGTCATCCAAGGCCCGATGGGTGCATGGAACTTCGCCTGCTTCGGTCTCGTCGCTGGTGTGCTGGTGGTCTCCGTGCGTGAGCGCAACCGCCAGATGCGTCAGGTTGCCACCGGTGGTCTGGCAGCCGGTCTGCTCGGTGGTATCTCCGAGCCGAGCCTCTACGGTATTGTGCTGCGCTTCAAGAAGACCTACTTGCGTTTGCTGCCCGGCTGTCTTGCCGGCGGTATCGTGATGGGCCTGTTCGGCATCAAGGCGCAGGCATTCGTGTTCACCTCGCTGCTGACCATCCCCGCCATGACCCCCACCTTGGGCTACGCCATCGGCTTGGCTGTCGCGTTCTTCACCTCCTTCTTCCTCGTGGTGTTCTTCGATTACCGCTCTAAGGAAGAAAAGGCTGAGGTGCGTGCCCGAATCGCTGACGAAGAGGCCGCCGAGGCCGCTGAAGCAGACACCACCGCCCAGGCTGAGTCCGCTCCCGCTGAGTCCGCTGCCGCACCGGCCGCCGGTGCCGCTACCGCTGGCGCAGCTGCCACCGCCACTGCAGTAAAGACTGAGAAGAAGGTCGAGGCACCGATGGACGGCACGCTGTTGCCGCTGTCCGAGACCCCGGACGAAGCCTTCGCGGCCGGCGCCGTGGGTAAGGGTGCCTCCATCGATCCGAGTGGAGACACCGTCTACGCTCCGGGCAAGGGCAAAGTCATCATGACTTTCCCCACCGGTCACGCCGTGGGCCTGAAGCTGGACAACGGCCTACAGATGCTCATCCACGTCGGTGTGGACACCGTGAATATGAAGGGCGAAGGCTTTGAGGTTCTGGTGAACAAGGGCGATGAGGTCGAGGCTGGCACTCCGTTGCTGAAGTTCGATCGGGCTGCCATCGAGGCCGCTGGCTACTCGCCGATCACCCCGGTTCTCGTGACTAACCACAAGAAGCAGGGCGCCATCAACGTGGTTGCTGAGTACGGCCAGATTTCTCACGGCACTGCCTTCCTGGACGTAGAAGACAAGCAAGCCTAG
- a CDS encoding lactate/malate family dehydrogenase, whose protein sequence is MVSPHKLVVIGVGHVGSYVLADAMKMGLFGEIVTIDIAEGLAHGEALDQHHATALSSMTSTAVRAGDYSDCADADVIICAAGPSIIPSAENTTPDRAALAAVNAAVIRDVMSQVVGYTRDAVIIMITNPLDTTLYVAENEFDYPAGKIFGTGTMLDSARLRRIVADKCGVSPLSVSGYMMGEHGLSAFPVLSHLSVGGMNVGELEQALPGVSLNPEELADGTVQAAYEVLNSKGWTNAGVAQSAVLMARHVLLDEKVIVPASTTARGEYGFDGDVAFSMPTLLGRGGAERRFAVSLNEWEQAALERSVDAIRAAIASAQAG, encoded by the coding sequence ATGGTGTCGCCACATAAACTCGTGGTGATTGGAGTTGGGCATGTAGGAAGCTATGTGCTCGCCGATGCGATGAAAATGGGGTTGTTCGGCGAGATCGTCACTATCGATATCGCCGAGGGACTCGCCCACGGTGAGGCCCTCGATCAGCATCATGCCACCGCGTTGAGCTCGATGACCTCCACCGCGGTGCGCGCCGGCGACTATAGCGACTGCGCCGATGCGGACGTGATCATCTGCGCCGCTGGTCCGTCCATCATCCCCTCCGCCGAGAACACCACCCCGGATAGAGCCGCACTCGCGGCCGTCAATGCTGCGGTGATTCGCGATGTGATGTCTCAGGTGGTGGGCTACACCCGCGATGCGGTGATCATCATGATCACTAACCCCTTGGACACCACGCTCTACGTGGCGGAAAATGAATTCGACTATCCGGCCGGCAAGATCTTCGGTACCGGCACCATGCTTGACTCTGCGCGACTACGCAGGATCGTCGCCGATAAGTGTGGGGTATCGCCGTTGAGCGTCAGCGGCTACATGATGGGCGAGCATGGCCTCTCGGCTTTTCCCGTCCTATCGCACCTGAGTGTCGGTGGAATGAACGTCGGCGAGCTAGAGCAGGCATTGCCCGGCGTTAGCCTCAATCCCGAGGAGTTGGCGGATGGCACCGTCCAGGCCGCCTACGAAGTGTTGAACTCCAAGGGCTGGACTAACGCCGGGGTGGCACAATCCGCAGTGCTCATGGCGCGGCACGTATTGCTGGACGAAAAAGTGATTGTTCCTGCCTCCACGACTGCCCGCGGCGAATACGGCTTCGATGGCGATGTCGCTTTCTCCATGCCCACCCTGTTGGGGCGCGGAGGTGCTGAGCGTCGCTTCGCTGTATCGCTCAACGAATGGGAGCAAGCCGCTTTGGAGCGCTCCGTGGACGCGATTCGCGCCGCGATTGCCTCCGCTCAGGCCGGCTAG
- the coaE gene encoding dephospho-CoA kinase — protein sequence MTIIGITGGIGSGKSTVTRLLKDKGAFIIDADLIAREIVEPGQPALAELAAEFGEDIIDSSGRLRRAVLAQRAFVDAEHTEQLNAITHPRIAERTRELLGTAAAQGAEVIVHDSALLIEQGLHKSVDITAVVTAPEQVRIERLVNKRGLDEQDARQRIARQLSDEHRARVADVVLDNSGTVEQLQQQVEQLWEQAQAGG from the coding sequence ATGACGATCATTGGCATTACCGGTGGTATCGGCTCCGGCAAATCCACAGTCACCCGTCTATTGAAAGACAAGGGGGCTTTTATTATCGATGCAGACCTCATTGCCCGGGAGATCGTAGAGCCCGGCCAACCGGCGCTTGCGGAACTCGCCGCCGAATTCGGTGAGGATATTATCGATTCCTCGGGCAGGCTACGCCGGGCAGTTCTGGCGCAGCGGGCGTTTGTGGATGCAGAGCACACTGAGCAGCTGAACGCCATTACCCATCCGCGTATCGCCGAGCGCACCCGCGAGCTGCTTGGCACCGCGGCGGCCCAGGGGGCAGAGGTGATCGTGCACGATTCGGCCTTGCTCATAGAGCAAGGCCTGCATAAGTCGGTGGATATCACCGCGGTGGTGACTGCCCCGGAACAGGTGCGGATTGAGCGTCTCGTCAACAAGCGCGGACTCGATGAACAGGATGCACGCCAACGCATTGCGCGGCAGCTCAGCGACGAGCACAGAGCCCGCGTCGCGGATGTGGTGTTGGACAATTCCGGCACAGTCGAGCAGTTGCAGCAGCAGGTTGAACAGCTGTGGGAGCAAGCCCAAGCGGGCGGGTAG
- the uvrB gene encoding excinuclease ABC subunit UvrB — MAFAAEHPVLSESEFRPVGEVERSNGKFEVISEYQPAGDQPRAIKELTERINNNERDVVLMGATGTGKSATAAWLIEQVQRPTLVMAPNKTLAAQLANELRQLLPNNAVEYFVSYYDYYQPEAYVAQTDTYIEKDSSINDDVERLRHSATSALLSRRDVVVVSSVSCIYGLGTPQSYLDRSVVLRVGEEVERDRFLRLLVDIQYDRNDVAFVRGAFRVKGDVVDIIPAYEELAVRVEFFGDEIDSLYYIHPVTGDPIRQVEELRIFPATHYVASEERMAKAVEDIKAELAERLDDLENRGKLLEAQRLRMRTEYDLEMLEQVGFCSGIENYSRHVDGRPAGSAPATLIDYFPEDFLTIIDESHVTVPQIGGMFEGDMSRKRNLVEFGFRLPSALDNRPLTWEEFDARKGQCVYMSATPGPYELAATGGEFVEQIIRPTGLVDPKVVVKPTEGQIDDLIHEIRLRTESNERVLVTTLTKKMAEDLTDYLLENGVRVRYLHSDIDTLQRVELLRQLRTGEYDVLVGINLLREGLDLPEVSLVAILDADKEGFLRSTTSLIQTIGRAARNVSGEVHMYADKVTESMAAAIDETERRRDKQLAYNREHGIDPQPLRKKIADILDQVYDNAEEGESRPDAAAETALVDKRDISSMPQEELQSLIDTLTKEMSAAAKELKFELAGRLRDEIRDLKKELRGITEAGI, encoded by the coding sequence ATGGCCTTTGCAGCAGAGCACCCAGTGTTGTCCGAATCCGAGTTCCGACCCGTGGGCGAGGTGGAACGGTCGAACGGAAAGTTCGAGGTGATTTCGGAATACCAACCGGCCGGTGATCAGCCGCGGGCGATTAAGGAGCTCACCGAGCGGATCAACAATAACGAGCGCGATGTGGTGCTCATGGGCGCCACCGGTACCGGTAAATCCGCCACGGCGGCATGGCTCATTGAACAGGTGCAGCGCCCAACGCTGGTGATGGCGCCAAATAAAACCTTGGCCGCCCAATTAGCCAATGAACTGCGCCAGCTCTTGCCCAATAACGCGGTGGAATACTTTGTCTCGTATTACGACTACTACCAGCCAGAAGCCTATGTGGCTCAAACGGATACCTATATCGAGAAGGATTCCTCGATTAACGATGACGTGGAGCGGCTGCGTCACTCGGCAACCTCAGCTTTGCTCTCCCGCCGCGATGTGGTGGTGGTGAGTTCCGTCTCGTGTATCTATGGCCTTGGCACTCCGCAATCCTATTTGGACCGGTCTGTGGTTCTTCGGGTGGGCGAGGAAGTCGAACGCGATCGTTTCCTCAGGCTGTTGGTGGATATTCAATATGACCGCAATGATGTGGCGTTTGTGCGCGGGGCATTCCGCGTCAAAGGCGATGTGGTGGATATTATTCCCGCCTACGAGGAACTCGCGGTGCGGGTGGAGTTTTTCGGCGATGAGATTGATTCCCTGTATTACATTCATCCCGTCACCGGCGATCCGATCCGCCAAGTTGAGGAACTGCGCATCTTCCCAGCGACCCACTATGTGGCCAGCGAGGAGCGCATGGCCAAGGCGGTGGAAGATATCAAGGCGGAGTTGGCAGAGCGCCTCGATGATCTAGAGAATCGTGGCAAACTCCTCGAAGCGCAGCGACTGCGGATGCGCACGGAATACGATCTCGAGATGCTCGAGCAGGTGGGCTTTTGCTCTGGTATTGAGAACTATTCTCGGCATGTGGACGGCCGTCCTGCCGGTTCGGCGCCGGCCACGTTGATCGACTATTTCCCCGAGGACTTTCTCACCATTATCGACGAGTCGCATGTGACCGTGCCGCAGATTGGCGGCATGTTCGAAGGTGACATGTCCCGCAAACGCAATTTGGTGGAGTTTGGTTTTCGACTGCCCTCCGCTCTGGATAACCGTCCGCTGACATGGGAAGAATTCGATGCCCGCAAGGGCCAATGCGTGTACATGTCCGCCACGCCCGGTCCGTATGAGCTCGCTGCCACGGGAGGTGAGTTTGTCGAGCAGATCATTCGCCCAACGGGGCTGGTGGATCCGAAGGTGGTGGTCAAACCCACCGAAGGCCAAATTGATGATCTCATCCACGAGATCCGCCTGCGCACCGAGAGCAATGAGCGAGTGTTGGTGACCACCCTGACCAAGAAGATGGCCGAGGATCTCACTGACTATCTGCTCGAAAACGGTGTACGGGTGCGTTATCTCCACTCGGATATTGACACCCTGCAACGCGTGGAATTGCTGCGCCAGCTCCGCACCGGTGAATACGACGTGCTCGTGGGCATCAACCTCTTGCGCGAGGGGTTGGACCTCCCCGAGGTGTCTCTGGTGGCCATCCTTGATGCGGATAAGGAAGGCTTCTTGCGCTCGACCACCTCGCTCATTCAGACCATTGGACGCGCCGCCCGTAACGTCTCCGGCGAGGTGCACATGTACGCCGACAAGGTGACAGAATCCATGGCTGCAGCGATCGACGAGACGGAACGCCGCCGCGATAAGCAGCTCGCCTATAACCGCGAGCACGGCATCGATCCGCAGCCGCTGCGTAAGAAGATCGCCGATATTTTGGATCAGGTCTACGACAACGCCGAGGAGGGCGAATCCCGCCCCGATGCGGCCGCCGAGACTGCGCTGGTGGACAAGCGCGATATCTCCTCCATGCCACAGGAGGAGTTGCAATCGCTCATCGATACCCTCACCAAAGAGATGTCCGCCGCGGCCAAGGAGCTTAAGTTCGAGCTGGCAGGACGGCTGCGTGATGAGATCCGCGACCTCAAAAAGGAGCTCCGGGGTATCACCGAGGCCGGTATCTAA
- a CDS encoding universal stress protein, with protein sequence MNDNYQTIVVGTDGSKSSLLAVERAASIASAFDATLVIGSAYYESSEEASKTLRQDSVTVLGNDPAQKNLDSAAEVAKKVGASKIETALKAGTPVQALMAIVNEHNADLLIVGNRGINSLTGRLLGSVPADVARQSDCDVMIVHTVS encoded by the coding sequence ATGAACGATAACTACCAAACCATCGTCGTGGGTACCGACGGCTCCAAGTCTTCGCTGTTGGCAGTCGAGCGTGCTGCCTCCATTGCCTCGGCATTCGACGCCACCTTGGTCATCGGTTCCGCCTACTACGAGAGCAGCGAAGAGGCCTCCAAGACCCTCCGCCAAGACTCGGTGACGGTGCTCGGTAATGACCCGGCCCAGAAGAACCTCGACAGCGCCGCAGAGGTGGCCAAGAAGGTGGGAGCCTCCAAGATCGAGACCGCCCTCAAGGCTGGCACCCCAGTGCAGGCGCTGATGGCGATCGTCAACGAGCACAATGCCGACCTGCTCATCGTGGGTAACCGCGGCATCAACTCCCTCACCGGTCGTCTGCTCGGCTCCGTGCCCGCCGATGTGGCACGCCAGTCCGACTGCGATGTGATGATCGTGCACACCGTGAGCTAA